Within Vibrio campbellii CAIM 519 = NBRC 15631 = ATCC 25920, the genomic segment TGTTTTAAGGTTTCCCACTCAGCATCCTCCACAAATATACCCTCTGCCCATGATGCCTTTTGTGCACGGCTTAGCTCTTCACCTTCGATATGAATAGCGTAGCCTTGCGAACTCGCATCAAGGTTAAAATCGTTGGTGGAGAGTTCTATGATCATGTCGTGATAATCCGTATCGTGCCCTTCTACCACATCAGAAAAGAAGACTTCTGGTGCAATGTGACCTCGATTTAACACATATAACGTGCGTTTCGGACTGGTACCATTCACCCATTGCGCACGACAGGCTATCCCCTTGGCAGACAATCGAGCTAACTCACTAAATGCTAACCAACGGTTATGGCATTGCTTTAGCGTAACGGTGACAGACTTACTCTTCACCATCTTTTCTAACGCAAAGTCCAGCACCGCTGGTAAATGACATGCAACACTACCATTGTGTAAGTCCACTTCAATGGACGAGTCTGTGTTGCCAGCAATGGTGACTGCGCAGTCCGAGTCAAGATTAAGGAACAGACTGGCGTTGTTGAAGTGGCGTACACCATGTAAACCAACCATTTGAAGGTCCGCAACCATGTTAGCAATCACATCCGCTTCACCACAGTGACGACGCATCCCAAAAAAGGCTTTGTTTACCGCAGCCACCAGCTCATTGTGAGAAACGATCATTATGCAAAACCCCCATCAATTTTTTGATTGTCGCTTCGCGCGATGTCTTCACACTCAGGCATAGTTGGGAAAATCCAACTATCGGCATACTCAGGATCGTTGATTTCATCCAAAAGTGGGGCTCCTTGGAAGAAGGTCACGCGCACCCAGCGATCAGACCTCGGGTCGAACTTGGTAGCACCAAACATCGCTAGCTTACAGCGCAGCAAGTGCATTGGCAGCGCATCCTTACGAAGTACGTTCATTTGGATATCACCCATCTCCCTATTACCAAGCGTCCACACACGACGAGTGATTGAGCGATACTGCGGGTGTTGCAACAAGAACTCTGCTAACGATGTGTCCGGCTGACACGTTTGTAGAGCATGGTAAAGGCGGTTTACTTGTCGCCCGATATCCAGCGGCAGCTCACGTTCTTCGCCAATCTCCTCTCCACGAACACCTAACCTCGGCTCCTCTTTATCTTGGGAGCGATACCAGAACCAATAGTTGTTCTCTAGTAACGAATAGTCCGCATCAATCGACCAACGGTATTTGTTCTCTAGTATTTGCAAAACATCTTGAACGCTTTTTCCACCTGAAATAGACAAAGATTCATCGGTGTTCATTTGGTTTTCAAATTCATCAACCAAAGACGGGTAAAGCTCGATCAAACATGAAGTTAGGATTTCTTGGGCTTCCAAACTCATTGTTGTGGTTTGTTTGAGCAAGCTTGCCCAGTTCACGTGTTTCGCCATCAAGGCATTCAAGTTAATTTGCAGCGCCTGAATGTCTTCTATCGCTTTATGGTTCAGTTGGTCTTGATGCTCATTAATGGTGATCACCTGCTCTAAATGACGCTGCGCTTTTGCCAACAACGCTGTCAGTGGCGCTTCTTGCTGGATCTCACAAGGCATCGACAATACTTGAGCAATAGCACGCTCACGTGACGTCATCCATTGATCAACAATGCAAGGGTGGTTGATAAGATAAGGCGCCATACCTAATCCTGTTGCATTCCCCACACCAAGGTAACGTTGTAGCCCTTTGTGTAAAGCAATGGCTTTGTCTCCACCTTGTTGCTGAGCTAGATAGTGCACCCAATCAAGGCTGAACTCTCTAAGCATGTACACCGCACACATTTGCGCACTGAAGGATTGATTGAAATCAGGATTGTTCTCTAACAGCTTAAAATCGGCTATACCAAACTTGCCGTTTCCGTATACGGCTGTCGTTCTCAGTATGTAGCCAACCTCTGCAAGTTCAGTAGGATCTGGTTGCTCGCCTTTTGCCAATGCAGCAACGAGATGTTCAAACACGCGGACACTTTTGTTCGCACGAGCAAGAACAAGTACGTTGTTAGGGTTACGCCCTGCTTCTTGCAAGGGCACATTGGCTCTTAGCTGTTCTAAGAGCTCAACATGGACATCCCCTTTCACGAGTGCAAAGGTGACGTCCCATTTCTCGGCGATAACGCGATCATTACGTTCTTCATCGGCAATCTCATCGCAAAATACAACCAAGTGATATACATGCTCCGGCGTCTCAAGCTTATAAATAACGTGACCAAATCCACGTGGGCACAATTGCCATTCATGTTTGCTGACTTGCCATTCTTGGCTTGCCATCTGTCGAATCAAACTTCTCACAAAGCTGATTCGGTTTTGGTGCATAGCCCCTAGCCTATCTGGCGCCATCACAATAGCAGCGTCGCGAAGCGTTGTTTCAGTGTAAGTAGAACGATGTGCATCCATTTTGCTCACCACCTATTTTTTATTGTAAGAATATAGACTTGTGCGGGTGTAGGAGGGTTATAACCCGCACAAGCTCCACGTTATTGTTTTTTAAAATATTGTTTTTAAACCATTGTTTCTAAAGTACGGTTTCTAAACCATTGGTTATCGCTTTCTAGCGACTTATAACCCCTGCTCTTTTGCCATCTTGATGGCGATCTGCGGTGCATTCCATAGTGACGGCAACAAGATTAACGAGACTGGCACTGCCGTGATCACAATGAAGGATTGCAAAGCAGAAATACCGCCCGAGCCAAGCGAAATCAGAATCAGCGCGACAACACCCATCGCCACACCCCAGAACGTACGAATGATGGCATTTGGCTCTGTTTCACCACTGACCACGACACTGATGGTGTAAGTCATCGAGTCCCCTGTGGTCACAATGAAAATGGTCGTTAACACTAGGAACAAAATAGAAACTAACATCGGCATTGGCAGTTGTTGCGTTACGGCCAGCAGCGCTCCCGGCAAGTTAAAGCCTTCAAACGCCGAACTCACGCTACCAGGGTTCGCGATTTCAAACGCCAGACCTGAACCACCCACAATCGTGAACCAGAAACAGGTCGTCAATGGTGCAACAATACTGATGGTTGTAATGATTTGGCGAATGCTACGGCCACGTGAAATACGAGCAATAAAGATGGCCATCATTGGCCCATAGCCTAGGAACCAACCCCAGAAGAATACGGTCCACCAGCTCAACCAACCTTCATCACCGCGGTAAGTCGCCATAGGGATGAAGTTATCCAACATGGTGCCCACGCCTTGAATGTAACCATTGAAAATAAAGTCTGTTGGACCGAATAGCAGGATGTAAGCCATTAGGGCAATCGCCAAGATAACGTTATAACGACTCAACATTTGCATGCCACGGTTCAGGCCACTTAGCGCAGAGACCGTGTAAAGTACTATGGCAAAGAGAATAATGATCAGCTGTGTCGTGAACCCATCAGGAATATCAAACAAAGCGTTTAACGCGTAGCTAACCTGTAGACCTAAAAAGCCGATTGGACCAATAGTGCCTGCCGCTACCGCGATGATGCAGCACGCATCAATCAAGGCGCCGATTTGGCCCTTCAGTGCACGCTCACCCAATACTGGGTAGAGCAGAATTCGAGGCTTGAGTGGTAAGCCTTTGTCGTAATGTAGATGCATTACCACGATAGACGTTAAGCTACCAACAATAGCCCAAGCGAGGAAACCCCAGTGCATGAAGGATTGTGATAGTGCGTTGACGGCGCCCTGCTGTGGATTATCTTGTGCACCATACAAAGGTGGTGGGCTGACATAATGTGCGATTGGTTCTGCTGCCGCCCAAAACACGCCACCACCGGCGAGTAAGGTACAGAAGATGATCGCCATCCAGCGAAAACCGTCCATTTCAGGCTTGGTTGTACCACCTAAAATCACCTTGCCTGTTCGCCCTGCAGCCAAGCCAAGACCAATAAGAAAAGTGAGAAGAAGCAGTAGTTGCCAATATGGGCCGAAGACGTTCACCGCCCATGCAAATCCTGTGTTTACCAATGTAGATAACAGTTCGCCATCATAAAGCGCAACGGCCACGAAAAGTGCGATAAAGCCGCCACTGTACCAAAGTGCTGGGTTACTGAGCCCCAGCTTATCCGGTGCGTTTTCTGTTGCTGAAATGTCGTTGTGTTTTGCTTGTGGCTTCTTTGATGACACGCTCATCGTAGAAGCTTTCATGCTATTGGTTAGATCAGACATGCTCTGACTCCAGAGGTTTATTGCAGCTGCCTTAACGGCTACAAAAAGTGACTTTAACGCCCGCCTTATTATTGTATTGGTGGCGGGCTATTCCTTGTTCGGGTTACAACTTATAACTTGGCCTCCAGCCCTTCTTTCAAAAAGTTAAACCAGTTCTCACCCAGTATTTTTCCTGCCTCAGATTCGCTGAACCCGTGACGCATTAGGCCGTTGTAAATATTCTCCATACCCTTGCTACCACTAAACCAAGGCAGTGCATCGGGCCAACCAGAATTACTTGCCGAACCTTCACCATAATCCATCGCTTTCGACCAACGGCCATTACGCATCCATTCAAGGACTTGCTGTGGCTGGTTCAAGCAAAGGTCGCTGCCAATACCCAGATGCTCCACACCAAACAAGTCGGCCGTTTTGGCGACCATTTGGCAAAAATCATCAAGCGTGCATTGGCTACCATTGGGCAGGTGGAACGGGTACAAACTAAAGCCAATCAAACCACCGCGTTCCGTCAGTGCTTTGATAACGTTGTTAGATTTATTACGCAGAGCGTCATGGGCAAACGTTGGGTTTGCGTGGCTGATGCAAATAGGGCGGGAAGAAAGATCAATCGCTTCCAATGTCGAGCGCTCTGCACTGTGTGACATGTCGATGATCATCCCAACACGGTTCATCTCTTCGATGGCCTGTTTACCAAAGCGAGTGACACCAGAGTCGTTCTGCTCATAGCATCCTGTCGCTAACAAGCTTTGGTTGTTGTACGTCAGCTGCATGATCAACAAACCTTGGCGACGCATGACTTCAATCAGGCCAATTTCATCATCAATTGGAGAACAATTTTGCGCACCAAAGAAGACCCCAACTTTTCCTTCTGTCTTCGCTTTCTCGACATCGGCCATGGAATGAATTGGCATGATGAGATCTGCGTTTTGCTCGAAGCGAAGATTCCATTCAGCAAAGCGGGTTAACGTTTCTCGTGCATTTTCGTGATAAACGATCGTTGCATGCATAGCGGTGATGCCGCTGGCTTTTAGTGTCTGAAAGTACTCTCTATCCCAATTGCAGTACTGCAATCCATCAATCACAATCCGTTGTTGGTACATAACCACTCCTTAAACGTTAATGAGCCTTTAAGGTTGGGCAGCGGAATCCACGGCTGCCCTATTTCACTTAGTAAGGACGTTGATAAGCGGTTTTCACCACGGTGTAGAACTCTTTCGCATACTGACCTTGCTCGCGTGGACCAAAGCTCGACTCTTTACGACCGCCAAACGGTACGTGGTAATCCGTTCCTGCGGTTGGTAGGTTGACCATCACACAACCTGTTTGTACCTGCTGTTTGAAGATGGCGCTGTTACGAAGGCTTTGTGTGATGATGCCGCCCGTCAAACCAAAGCGAGTATCGTTCGCCACGGCAATGGCTTCATCCAAATCAGAAACTCGAATCACACTTGCCATCGGCGCGAACACTTCTTCTTGGTTCACTTCCCAGCTGTTTTGCGTGTTAAGGAACAGAGTTGGCGACATGTAGAAGCCTTCATGTTTCAGGTTTAATCGCTCGCCACCGAATGCCAACTCTGCACCACTTTGACGTGCCTTCTCGATCCAATCGAAGTTCGCTTCCAACTGGTTGCCATCCACCACTGGTCCCATGAAGATGCCTTCTTCTAATGCGTGGCCAACTTTAAGCTCGCTCATTCGTTTGATCAGTGCTTCAACGTACGCATCGTGAATACCATCCATCACCACTAAACGAGATGAAGCCGTACACTTCTGACCTGCGCCAGAGAAAGAACCTGCAATCGTCGCTTCAACAGCGATTTGAATATCGGCATCATCGGCAACCACAAGTGCGTTCTTACTGCCCATTTCTAACTGACAGCGAACGAAGTTTGGCGCTGTCGCTGCTGCGACTTTACGACCCGTATCAACAGACCCAGTAAAGCTCACACCGTTTACGTCTTTCGAATTAATTAGGGTGTTGCCCACTTGCGAACCACTGCCAAGCACTAGGTTAAATGTACCTGCTGGTAAGCCTTGTCGATGGATAATCTCAGTCAGTGCAACGGCACTTGCTGGTGTTAAGTTCGCTGGCTTCCAAACCACACTGTTACCAAACGCAAGGGCTGGTGCGATTTTCCAAGCAGCAGTCGCAGTTGGGAAATTCCAAGGAGAAATAATGGCGATAACACCTACAGCTTCACGAGTAACCTCGACGGAAACCCCTGGACGGACAGAAGCAGCGTTATCGCCAATTTGACGCAGCACTTCAGCCGCAAAGTATTGGAAGAATTGTCCAGCTCGGTAGATTTCGCCTCGACCTTCTGCAAATGGTTTGCCTTCTTCGCGTGAAAGCAATGTACCAAGCTCGTCACAACGAGCAATCAACTCATCACCAATCGCTTGTAATACTGCTTGTTTACGCTCAATTGGTGTTTTTTCCCACTCTGGCTGCGCAATTTTCGCGGCCTGAATCGCTTGTTCGACTTGCGCTTCGCTCGCCTGAGCAAAGTCGCCTAAATTTTCACTGATGTCTGAAGGGTTGATGTTTGCAATCGTGTTGATGCCAGATTGCCATTCACCGGCAATGTAGAGGGATTTTTCTGCTTGAACATTATTGATAAAAGTCATTGCTCTGTCCTTGTTCTTCCTGACGTCTAGTGGTCTTCCACCAGCTCATTCATCTCACTTAATACGCCAAACTTGGCTGTGTGTTTTTGTTCTTTACTCTGGCTGGTTCGCTGAGGCGTAAACCACAAACTCGACCAGCATTTCTTCACGGGCAAGACCTGCGACAACCATGGCTGCGCGGTTTGGATAAGGCGCTTCAAAGTATTCCGCATACACTTGATTTACCGTTTTTAGATACTCGCGATCCGTCACATAAATCAGCACTTGTAGAACTGAATCAAGCGACTCACCCGCACACTCAAGGGTGTGAATTAGATTATTAAAGGTTTGGCGTGTTTGCGCTTCGATGCCACCTTCCACGACCGCGCCCGTATCATCGATTGGGATTTGCGCCGTGTATAACGTGCCATTGTTGACGATGGCCCACTCTAGTGGTGCTTTAGAAGCAAATAGTGCCGTTTTGACTGGGTATTTTTTCGTAGAAGTATTCACGTGCCTTTCAACCTTTGTAACAACCTTGTTTCAAGATAGTTAAATACTGCACATTGACAGGCGATAAATCGAACGGTAAATTTTTTACATTTGATAAGAAAAATCTATCACCTTATGAAGATTTCAATAAATAAAGGGGTTGCAGGGGTTTCACGATGAGTATCAAACTTCAACAATTAAAGCATTTTGTGATGGTGGTCGAGGAAGGCGGTTTTAGGGCGGCCTCACATAGAGCAAACCGCTCTCAAGCTGCACTGTCGACGTCGATCAAAGAACTGGAAAAAAACCTCGGTCAAACGCTGTTTGAAACGGGCAATAAATCTAAACTCACGCCCTTTGGTGAAATCTGCTTACCCAAGATCATCCAGTTTCTTAATATCTATCACGCACTGAACAACGACTTAAAAGCAGCCGCTGCTGGACAGCAAGGTCGAGTACGAATTGCCAGTGTCCCTTCTGTTGCTGCTAAGCTCATTCCAAGTGTTTTGGGCGCATTTTGTGAACAATACCCTAACGTCGAGGTCAGCCTAATTGATGATAACGCAGCAGGGGTCGAAGCCCGTCTTTTATCAGGCGAGGTCGATTTAGCGTTAGGAAACCCATCACATTTAGATGAAGGCGGTATTGAATTTACTCCATTGATATCCGATCCAATTGGCGTGGTGTGTTTGAAGGACAACCCTATTGCCCAACACCCCGGGGGTATTGAATGGCAGACCTTATTAGAACAGCCCTTTATTCGAAACGGCACGTGTACCCTACTCGATCCCACTCCTGCACGCGCGCTCAGTGAACAGGCTTTATATTCCGTTGAGAACATCACATCTTTGTTCTCCGTTCTGGAGCTCGGTATTGGTGTCACTACCTTGCCTAAGTTAGCGTTCCCGACCAACGAAACTCGACTGGTTTGGATTCCGCTGATCGATCCACCTTTGGAAAGACAGGTTGGCATCTTTACTCTGACGGACAGAACCATCTCCCCTCAGGCAAAAGCGTTTCATGACTTGTGCATTCATTACTTGAACTACCAAGAAGAAGTAGAAACTACATAGGCATAACTCACAACTAAAAAAGCCCCTGACACGATAAGCATCAGGGGCTTTTTAAAATTTCATGAGCCAGAACGCACTACTTTCTGCGCTTGTAAACCACGCAGAAGTTACCACGCTTGGTGCGACACTTAGAACAACGTTCGCAGTCCACTTCGGCGCGGTTACCGTCTTTCCAGCGCTTGAACAATTGCGGCTCTGCCAATAACGGACGAGAAAGCGCGAAGAATTGAATCTTGGTATTCTCAGCCAAGTCTTCGATCGCACAGAAGTCGTTTAAGCCACCTACGGTAATCACAGGTACGTTCACATCTTGGCTGATCACTTGGCCGTATTCGTGGAAGTAACCTTCTTCTTGTAGCGTGTAACCATCGAACGATTCACCGACCATGGTGCTTGCGTTGCCGTGAATGTTACCCGATACAATGATCGCATCCACGCCCACTTCTTCTAGCTTCTTACACACAATGCGCGTTTCATCGAACGTCAAACCGCCATCGAAGAATTCTGTTGCTGTCAGCTTAACCAGAATCGGGAAATCATCACCAACTAGCTTGCGTGTTTCGGCATAGATCTCCATAAGGAAACGCATGCGGTTCTCAAGGCTACCGCCGTATTGGTCTTCGCGACGGTTGTAATATGGGCTCAAGAACTGGTTGATCAAATAAGTATGCGCCGCGTGGATTTCTACACCATCAAAGCCAGAAGCTTGTGCACGCTTGCTCGCTAGCGCAAATGCTTTAACAATGTAGTCAATCTCATCTTGAGTCATCGCTTTGCCTTCCGTTTTGGTGCCACGCTCTGGCACTTCACTTGGAGCAAAAATCACACGCTCGCCAACGTTGAAGGTCGTTTTTGTGCCGCCGTAAGCGATCTGCATGACAATCTTAGCATCATGCTCATGGACAAGGTCAGTCAGCTTTTTGTATCCATCGATGAAAGAGTCATTGTAGATCCCCATCATGCCTGCGTTCGGCTTTTCTTCTTCTACGATGTTCGCGTAGCCAGTAACGATCAGCCCCACTTCACCCTTGGCGAGTTCTTCATAAATGTCGTACAGTTTCTCGGTCATGTGACCGTCTTCCGTTGCCATATTTTCCCACGTTGCACTTCGTACAAAGCGGTTCTTTAGTGTCATGTTGCCAATGCGGGCTTCTGAAAACAAAATGCTCAAGTCCAATCCTCTTAAAATCTGTCTTTTTAGATACATCACTACCGAGCAGAAATGAAAAAGGAACAGCGATACACAAAGCATGGCTGTTCCTTCTCTGAATTTCTGTTCATTGCAATGAGCGACGCAAACCTTACCGCCGAAACCGCGGCAAAACTTTAATCTGGATTAAGTTTTGGTGAGATAGATCACCGATTCCGCTTTAATTGGTTTTGTTCTTGTCACCACTGCTGATGGCATCAATCGTTAACTCAGACTTACTTTCCTTTAATGGATAAACGGCAGTGGAATCAACTCCAGACCAAGTACGCCGCTGATGCCCATGACAACCAATAACGACATCTTAAACACCGATTTAGACCACTGGATGTAATTGTTGTAATCCACTTTTTGGAACGTCACACGTGTCCACATAAAACACACCGCCGCCGAAACGGCTAAGTACTCGTAACCTGCTTCACCTAGCATAAACAGCCCGATAGCAACCACGCCAAAAGCAACCACGTACGCTTTCATATGCTGATGCGCTTTAGCAATCCCTTCTTTAACAGGAAGCACTGGAATGCCTGCATCACGGTAATCTTGCATGCGGAACATAGCAATCGCGTAAGAGTGCGGCATTTGCCACAGACAAAACATGACGAACAGCAATGTAGCTTCCAAGCTAATGTAGTTGGTCACGGCTAGGTAACCAACCAAAGGAGGAACTGCGCCGGAAATACTGCCAACTAAGGTGCCGTAAACTGAATTTCGCTTGTACCACATAGTGTAAAAGAAGACATAAAACACGTAACCCAAGAGTACAACCACGGCCGAAAGCGGATTCACCACTTGGAATAGCAGCGCCGTTCCGTTAAGCAACAATACTAAAGCATAAACAAAAGCCGCGTCGGTATTGATGTTACCCATCACCAATTCGCGGTTTTGCGTGCGCTTCATCTTTTGATCGATATCGCGGTCAAAGATGTTATTCACCACGCATCCTGATGCAATTACAAGCCCCACGCCAACTAACGTTGTCAATAACAACAGAAAGCTCGCTGGTTCTGATTTTGCGGCGAGGAAGAACCCCGCCGCAACAGAAATCAGGTTGCCGAAAATGATGCCCGGTTTGGTAATAGACAAATATCTTTTCAGCATACCCTAGCCTACAACTTCATGTTGACGTTCATGTTGTAGATGATCCAAATCGAACCTGCGATAAGAATCAAAACAACAATGGCGGTAAACATCAGTGAAACGAAGTTCCATTGGCCTTCTGGTGTTTTCACTTCCATATGCAGGAAGTACTTAAAGTGCACGAAGATCTGAACAAGCGCACAACCAAATAACACGGCATAAGTCGTAGTATCTGGCAGCACTTGCGCCCACACACAGTAGAAAGGAATCACCGTCAGGATCAGCGACGCGATAAAGCCTTTTACGTAATCAGAAGCACCGGTATCTAGATGGTTTTCCATTACATAACCCCCAGTAAGTAAACGATGGTGAATACGCAAATCCAAACGATGTCTAGGAAGTGCCAGAACAAGCTTAGACACTGGAACCGCATCGACATGTTGTCGTTTAGGCCCTTAGTTGATAGCTGGTGGTAACCCACCGCCAGCCAGATCAAACCAAAGGTCACGTGCAAACCGTGTGTGCCCACCAAAGTAAAGAACGCAGACAGGAACGCACTTTCTTGCGGTCCGTAACCTTCTTCAATTAGGTGATGGAACTCATACACTTCCATACAGATGAAGCCAAGACCAAGCAAGAAGGTTACTTTTAACCAACGTTTTAGGCCTGCGACATCTTTGCGCTTCATCGCAATCATGCCGAAACCAAACGTGATACTACTAAACAGTAGCAACATGGTTTCTACAAATACGAACGGCAGTTCAAAGATATCTTTACCTGTTGGGCCCGCGATAGAGCCACTTTCAAGTACTGCGTAGGTTGCAAACAAGGTCGCAAACAATACACAGTCACTCATTAGGTAAACCCAGAAACCAAACAACTTGTTGCCGGCCGAGTCATGGTGATGATCGTGGTCGTGAGCGGCTACATTAGCTTGCATACGTCACCTCCAGATCGTCTTTTTTCTCGTTGTCTTTCACTTCGTTTTTCTTCGCTTCTTCAAGTTGAGCTCGACGCTCCGCTTCAATCGCTTTGATTTCTTCAACTTCAACGTAGTAATCCACATCGTCGTTGTAGCTGTGTTGAATACAAGTCACGATGATGCCAACAAAGCTTGCTGCTGCTAGCCACCAGATGTACCAAATCATCGCGAAGCCAAACACCAATGCCCATGCAGATACGTAGATACCTGTTGGTGTGTTCTTCGGCATATGGATACGCTCGTATTCCACTTCTTTGGTTGGATCGAATTCGCCACTCTGTTTTTGGTACCAGAACCCATCTAGAACGTCGCCTTTTGGTAGGTGCGCGAAGTTGTAGAACGGCGGTGGTGAAGAAGTCGCCCACTCGAAAGTACGACCGCCCCACGGGTCACCCGTTAGGTCACGGTTTTGCTCACGGTCACGAACACTCACGTAGATTTGAATGAACTGACAAGCCACGCCAAGCGCAATCACTGCCGTACCCGCTGCGGCAACTGCCAACAGTGGGAAGTACTCTGGGTTCAGATCTTGGCTTAGACGACGCGTCATACCCATAAAGCCCAGCGCGTACAGTGGTAGGAACGCCATTAGGAAACCGACAATCCAGCAAATGAATGCACGTTTGCCCCATGTTTCGTTCATGGTGAAGCCAGTTGCTTTCGGGAACCAGTATGTGATCGCAGCGAAACAACCGAATACCACACCACCGATGATTACGTTATGGAAGTGCGCAATCAGGAACACTGAGTTGTGCAGAACAAAGTCCGCGCCTGGCACTGCCATTAGTACGCCCGTCATACCACCTACAGAGAAGGTAATTAGGAAGCCAACCGTCCACATCATCGGAGTGGTAAAGCGGATTCGACCTTTGTACATGGTGAATAGCCAGTTGAAGATCTTCACCCCGGTAGGGATAGAGATAATCATGGTGGCGATGCCGAAGAACGCATTCACATTCGCACCTGAGCCCATGGTGAAGAAGTGATGCAGCCAAACGACGAACGCCAAAATCGTAATAACGATGGTCGCCCATACTAGAGAGGTATAACCAAACAGTTTCTTTCGTGAGAACGTTGCGGTTACTTCAGAGAACACACCAAAGATAGGCAAGATCAAGATGTATACTTCTGGGTGACCCCATGCCCAAATCAAGTTCACGTACATCATTACGTTGCCACCAAGATCATTGGTGAAGAAGTGTGTACCGATGTAGCGATCCAATGTCAGTAGCGCGATGGTTACCGTAAGGATTGGGAATGAAATAATGATTAGGATGTTGGCACACAGGGACGCCCACGTGAACACTGGCATCTTCATCATTGGCATAGACGGTGTACGCATGCGCAAGATGGTTGCGAAGAAGTTCACGCCCGTCAGCGTGGTACCCACACCAGATATTTGCAGTGCCCATATCCAATAGTCTACCCCGACTCCTGGGCTTGCTTCGATACCAGACAGTGGCGGATACGCCAACCAACCAGTACGACCAAACTCACCTAAGCCAAGTGACATGTTGGTTAGGATCACACCCACAACAAACAACCAGAAACTCAGGTTGTTTAAGTAAGGGAATGCCACGTCACGCGCACCAATTTGCAGCGGTACGATGATGTTCATCAAACCAATAACCAACGGCATCGCCACGAAGAAAATCATGATTACGCCGTGGGCAGTAAAGATTTGATCGTAGTGATGTGGTGGTAGATAACCGGTCTCACCTGCCGCAGAAAGCAGCTGTTGGCTACGCATCATGACCGCATCAGCAAAGCCACGAATCAACATCACCATTGCCACAGCGATGTACATAAAGCCTAATTTTTTGTGGTCTACTGAAGTAAACCATTCATTCCATAAGTATTGCCACTTACCCGCTTTGGTTATCGCCGCAACGACAGCCAAACCAACG encodes:
- the cyoB gene encoding cytochrome o ubiquinol oxidase subunit I, producing the protein MFGRLTLESIPYHEPIIVVTLAVIAIVGLAVVAAITKAGKWQYLWNEWFTSVDHKKLGFMYIAVAMVMLIRGFADAVMMRSQQLLSAAGETGYLPPHHYDQIFTAHGVIMIFFVAMPLVIGLMNIIVPLQIGARDVAFPYLNNLSFWLFVVGVILTNMSLGLGEFGRTGWLAYPPLSGIEASPGVGVDYWIWALQISGVGTTLTGVNFFATILRMRTPSMPMMKMPVFTWASLCANILIIISFPILTVTIALLTLDRYIGTHFFTNDLGGNVMMYVNLIWAWGHPEVYILILPIFGVFSEVTATFSRKKLFGYTSLVWATIVITILAFVVWLHHFFTMGSGANVNAFFGIATMIISIPTGVKIFNWLFTMYKGRIRFTTPMMWTVGFLITFSVGGMTGVLMAVPGADFVLHNSVFLIAHFHNVIIGGVVFGCFAAITYWFPKATGFTMNETWGKRAFICWIVGFLMAFLPLYALGFMGMTRRLSQDLNPEYFPLLAVAAAGTAVIALGVACQFIQIYVSVRDREQNRDLTGDPWGGRTFEWATSSPPPFYNFAHLPKGDVLDGFWYQKQSGEFDPTKEVEYERIHMPKNTPTGIYVSAWALVFGFAMIWYIWWLAAASFVGIIVTCIQHSYNDDVDYYVEVEEIKAIEAERRAQLEEAKKNEVKDNEKKDDLEVTYAS
- the cyoE gene encoding heme o synthase, which gives rise to MLKRYLSITKPGIIFGNLISVAAGFFLAAKSEPASFLLLLTTLVGVGLVIASGCVVNNIFDRDIDQKMKRTQNRELVMGNINTDAAFVYALVLLLNGTALLFQVVNPLSAVVVLLGYVFYVFFYTMWYKRNSVYGTLVGSISGAVPPLVGYLAVTNYISLEATLLFVMFCLWQMPHSYAIAMFRMQDYRDAGIPVLPVKEGIAKAHQHMKAYVVAFGVVAIGLFMLGEAGYEYLAVSAAVCFMWTRVTFQKVDYNNYIQWSKSVFKMSLLVVMGISGVLGLELIPLPFIH
- the cyoC gene encoding cytochrome o ubiquinol oxidase subunit III, translating into MQANVAAHDHDHHHDSAGNKLFGFWVYLMSDCVLFATLFATYAVLESGSIAGPTGKDIFELPFVFVETMLLLFSSITFGFGMIAMKRKDVAGLKRWLKVTFLLGLGFICMEVYEFHHLIEEGYGPQESAFLSAFFTLVGTHGLHVTFGLIWLAVGYHQLSTKGLNDNMSMRFQCLSLFWHFLDIVWICVFTIVYLLGVM
- a CDS encoding NADH:flavin oxidoreductase; this encodes MSILFSEARIGNMTLKNRFVRSATWENMATEDGHMTEKLYDIYEELAKGEVGLIVTGYANIVEEEKPNAGMMGIYNDSFIDGYKKLTDLVHEHDAKIVMQIAYGGTKTTFNVGERVIFAPSEVPERGTKTEGKAMTQDEIDYIVKAFALASKRAQASGFDGVEIHAAHTYLINQFLSPYYNRREDQYGGSLENRMRFLMEIYAETRKLVGDDFPILVKLTATEFFDGGLTFDETRIVCKKLEEVGVDAIIVSGNIHGNASTMVGESFDGYTLQEEGYFHEYGQVISQDVNVPVITVGGLNDFCAIEDLAENTKIQFFALSRPLLAEPQLFKRWKDGNRAEVDCERCSKCRTKRGNFCVVYKRRK
- the cyoD gene encoding cytochrome o ubiquinol oxidase subunit IV gives rise to the protein MENHLDTGASDYVKGFIASLILTVIPFYCVWAQVLPDTTTYAVLFGCALVQIFVHFKYFLHMEVKTPEGQWNFVSLMFTAIVVLILIAGSIWIIYNMNVNMKL